The proteins below come from a single Ailuropoda melanoleuca isolate Jingjing chromosome 1, ASM200744v2, whole genome shotgun sequence genomic window:
- the ZNF800 gene encoding zinc finger protein 800 isoform X2, with translation MPLRDKYCQTDHHHHGCCEPVYILEPGDAPLLQQPLQTSKSGIQQIIECFRSGTKQLKHILLKDVDTIFECKLCRSLFRGLPNLITHKKFYCPPSLQMDDNLPDVNDKQSQAINDLLEAIYPSVDKREYIIKLEPIETNQNAVFQYISRTDNPTEVTESSSTPEQTEVQIQETSTEQSKAVPVPDAEVETVEPPPVEIVADEVAPASDEQPQESQADLETSDNSDFGHQLICCLCRKEFNSRRGVRRHIRKVHKKKMEELKKYIETRKNPNQSSKGRSKNVLVPISRSCPVCCKSFATKANVRRHFDEVHRGLRRDSITPDIATKPGQPLFLDSVSPKKSFKTRKQKSSSKAEYNLTACKCLLCKRKYSSQIMLKRHMQIVHKITLSGTNSKREKGPNNTASSSEIKVKVEPADSVESSPPSITHSPQNELKGTNHSNEKKNTPAAQKNKVKQDSESPKSTSPSAAGGQQKTRKPKLSAGFDFKQLYCKLCKRQFTSKQNLTKHIELHTDGNNIYVKFYKCPLCTYETRRKRDVIRHITVVHKKSSRYLGKITASLEIRAIKKPIDFVLNKVAKRGPSRDEAKHSDSKHDGTSNSPSKKYEVADVGIEVKVTKNFSLHRCNKCGKAFAKKTYLEHHKKTHKANASNSPEGNKTKGRSTRSKALV, from the exons ATGCCTTTAAGGGACAAATACTGTCAGACTGACCACCATCATCACGGATGCTGTGAACCAG TTTATATCCTGGAACCTGGAGATGCTCCTTTGTTACAGCAACCACTACAGACATCCAAATCtggtattcaacaaataattgagTGCTTTCGATCAG gaaCTAAACAACTTAAGCACATTTTATTAAAAGACGTGGACACTATTTTTGAATGTAAATTATGCCGCAGTCTCTTCAGAGGATTACCAAATTTAATTACCCATAAAAAATTCTATTGCCCACCAAGTCTCCAGATGGATGACA ACCTTCCTGATGTAAATGATAAACAAAGCCAAGCCATAAACGATCTCCTAGAAGCCATATATCCAAGTGTGGACAAGCGAGAATATATTATTAAGCTAGAACCCATAGAAACTAATCAAAATGCAGTGTTTCAGTATATTTCAAGGACTGATAATCCTACTGAAGTCACAGAGTCAAGCAGTACTCCTGAACAGACCGAAGTTCAGATACAGGAAACTAGCACTGAACAGTCTAAAGCAGTACCAGTTCCAGATGCAGAGGTGGAAACTGTGGAGCCCCCTCCTGTTGAGATTGTTGCAGACGAAGTTGCGCCTGCATCTGATGAGCAACCTCAGGAATCACAGGCTGACTTGGAAACGTCTGACAATTCTGATTTTGGTCACCAGTTGATATGTTGTCTTTGTAGAAAAGAATTCAATTCCAGACGAGGTGTTCGTCGTCACATTCGAAAAGTACAcaagaaaaagatggaggaaCTAAAAAAGTACATTGAAACGCGAAAGAATCCAAACCAGTCCTCTAAAGGACGCAGTAAGAATGTTCTAGTTCCAATAAGTAGGAGTTGTCCAGTGTGTTGTAAATCATTTGCTACAAAAGCGAATGTAAGGAGgcattttgatgaagttcatAGAGGACTAAGGAGGGATTCAATTACTCCTGATATAGCAACAAAGCCTGGGCAACCTTTGTTCTTGGATTCTGTTTCTcctaaaaaatcttttaagactCGAAAACAAAAGTCGTCTTCAAAGGCTGAATACAATTTAACTGCATGCAAATGCCTCCTTTGCAAGAGGAAATATAGTTCACAAATAATGCTTAAAAGACATATGCAAATTGTCCACAAGATAACTCTTTCTGGAACAAACTCTAAAAGAGAGAAAGGCCCTAATAATACTGCCAGCAGttcagaaataaaagttaaagttGAACCAGCAGATTCTGTAGAATCTTCACCCCCTTCCATTACCCATTCTCCACAGAATGAATTAAAGGGAACAAatcattcaaatgaaaaaaagaacacaccggcagcacagaaaaataaagttaaacaagACTCTGAAAGCCCTAAATCAACTAGTCCGTCTGCTGCAGGTGGCCAGCAAAAAACGAGGAAACCAAAACTTTCAGCTGGCTTTGACTTTAAGCAACTTTACTGTAAACTTTGTAAACGTCAGTTTACTTCCAAACAGAACTTGACTAAACACATTGAGTTGCACACAGATGGGAATAACATTTATGTTAAATTCTACAAGTGTCCTCTTTGCACTTATGAAACGCGTCGGAAGCGTGATGTGATACGACATATAACTGTGGTTCATAAAAAGTCATCCCGCTATCTTGGGAAAATAACAGCCAGTTTAGAGATCAGAGCTATAAAGAAGCCCATTGATTTTGTTCTAAATAAAGTGGCAAAAAGAGGCCCTTCGAGGGATGAGgcaaaacatagtgattcaaaacaTGATGGCACTTCTAACTCTCCTAGTAAAAAGTATGAAGTAGCTGACGTTGGTATTGAAGTAAAAGTCACAAAAAACTTTTCTCTTCACAGATGCAATAAATGTGGAAAGGCATTTGCCAAAAAGACTTATCTTGAACATCATAAGAAAACTCATAAGGCAAATGCTTCCAATTCAcctgaaggaaacaaaaccaaaggccGAAGTACAAGATCTAAGGCTCTTGTCTG A
- the ZNF800 gene encoding zinc finger protein 800 isoform X5 — MDDNLPDVNDKQSQAINDLLEAIYPSVDKREYIIKLEPIETNQNAVFQYISRTDNPTEVTESSSTPEQTEVQIQETSTEQSKAVPVPDAEVETVEPPPVEIVADEVAPASDEQPQESQADLETSDNSDFGHQLICCLCRKEFNSRRGVRRHIRKVHKKKMEELKKYIETRKNPNQSSKGRSKNVLVPISRSCPVCCKSFATKANVRRHFDEVHRGLRRDSITPDIATKPGQPLFLDSVSPKKSFKTRKQKSSSKAEYNLTACKCLLCKRKYSSQIMLKRHMQIVHKITLSGTNSKREKGPNNTASSSEIKVKVEPADSVESSPPSITHSPQNELKGTNHSNEKKNTPAAQKNKVKQDSESPKSTSPSAAGGQQKTRKPKLSAGFDFKQLYCKLCKRQFTSKQNLTKHIELHTDGNNIYVKFYKCPLCTYETRRKRDVIRHITVVHKKSSRYLGKITASLEIRAIKKPIDFVLNKVAKRGPSRDEAKHSDSKHDGTSNSPSKKYEVADVGIEVKVTKNFSLHRCNKCGKAFAKKTYLEHHKKTHKANASNSPEGNKTKGRSTRSKALVW; from the exons ATGGATGACA ACCTTCCTGATGTAAATGATAAACAAAGCCAAGCCATAAACGATCTCCTAGAAGCCATATATCCAAGTGTGGACAAGCGAGAATATATTATTAAGCTAGAACCCATAGAAACTAATCAAAATGCAGTGTTTCAGTATATTTCAAGGACTGATAATCCTACTGAAGTCACAGAGTCAAGCAGTACTCCTGAACAGACCGAAGTTCAGATACAGGAAACTAGCACTGAACAGTCTAAAGCAGTACCAGTTCCAGATGCAGAGGTGGAAACTGTGGAGCCCCCTCCTGTTGAGATTGTTGCAGACGAAGTTGCGCCTGCATCTGATGAGCAACCTCAGGAATCACAGGCTGACTTGGAAACGTCTGACAATTCTGATTTTGGTCACCAGTTGATATGTTGTCTTTGTAGAAAAGAATTCAATTCCAGACGAGGTGTTCGTCGTCACATTCGAAAAGTACAcaagaaaaagatggaggaaCTAAAAAAGTACATTGAAACGCGAAAGAATCCAAACCAGTCCTCTAAAGGACGCAGTAAGAATGTTCTAGTTCCAATAAGTAGGAGTTGTCCAGTGTGTTGTAAATCATTTGCTACAAAAGCGAATGTAAGGAGgcattttgatgaagttcatAGAGGACTAAGGAGGGATTCAATTACTCCTGATATAGCAACAAAGCCTGGGCAACCTTTGTTCTTGGATTCTGTTTCTcctaaaaaatcttttaagactCGAAAACAAAAGTCGTCTTCAAAGGCTGAATACAATTTAACTGCATGCAAATGCCTCCTTTGCAAGAGGAAATATAGTTCACAAATAATGCTTAAAAGACATATGCAAATTGTCCACAAGATAACTCTTTCTGGAACAAACTCTAAAAGAGAGAAAGGCCCTAATAATACTGCCAGCAGttcagaaataaaagttaaagttGAACCAGCAGATTCTGTAGAATCTTCACCCCCTTCCATTACCCATTCTCCACAGAATGAATTAAAGGGAACAAatcattcaaatgaaaaaaagaacacaccggcagcacagaaaaataaagttaaacaagACTCTGAAAGCCCTAAATCAACTAGTCCGTCTGCTGCAGGTGGCCAGCAAAAAACGAGGAAACCAAAACTTTCAGCTGGCTTTGACTTTAAGCAACTTTACTGTAAACTTTGTAAACGTCAGTTTACTTCCAAACAGAACTTGACTAAACACATTGAGTTGCACACAGATGGGAATAACATTTATGTTAAATTCTACAAGTGTCCTCTTTGCACTTATGAAACGCGTCGGAAGCGTGATGTGATACGACATATAACTGTGGTTCATAAAAAGTCATCCCGCTATCTTGGGAAAATAACAGCCAGTTTAGAGATCAGAGCTATAAAGAAGCCCATTGATTTTGTTCTAAATAAAGTGGCAAAAAGAGGCCCTTCGAGGGATGAGgcaaaacatagtgattcaaaacaTGATGGCACTTCTAACTCTCCTAGTAAAAAGTATGAAGTAGCTGACGTTGGTATTGAAGTAAAAGTCACAAAAAACTTTTCTCTTCACAGATGCAATAAATGTGGAAAGGCATTTGCCAAAAAGACTTATCTTGAACATCATAAGAAAACTCATAAGGCAAATGCTTCCAATTCAcctgaaggaaacaaaaccaaaggccGAAGTACAAGATCTAAGGCTCTTGTCTGGTGA
- the ZNF800 gene encoding zinc finger protein 800 isoform X4 has product MPLRDKYCQTDHHHHGCCEPGTKQLKHILLKDVDTIFECKLCRSLFRGLPNLITHKKFYCPPSLQMDDNLPDVNDKQSQAINDLLEAIYPSVDKREYIIKLEPIETNQNAVFQYISRTDNPTEVTESSSTPEQTEVQIQETSTEQSKAVPVPDAEVETVEPPPVEIVADEVAPASDEQPQESQADLETSDNSDFGHQLICCLCRKEFNSRRGVRRHIRKVHKKKMEELKKYIETRKNPNQSSKGRSKNVLVPISRSCPVCCKSFATKANVRRHFDEVHRGLRRDSITPDIATKPGQPLFLDSVSPKKSFKTRKQKSSSKAEYNLTACKCLLCKRKYSSQIMLKRHMQIVHKITLSGTNSKREKGPNNTASSSEIKVKVEPADSVESSPPSITHSPQNELKGTNHSNEKKNTPAAQKNKVKQDSESPKSTSPSAAGGQQKTRKPKLSAGFDFKQLYCKLCKRQFTSKQNLTKHIELHTDGNNIYVKFYKCPLCTYETRRKRDVIRHITVVHKKSSRYLGKITASLEIRAIKKPIDFVLNKVAKRGPSRDEAKHSDSKHDGTSNSPSKKYEVADVGIEVKVTKNFSLHRCNKCGKAFAKKTYLEHHKKTHKANASNSPEGNKTKGRSTRSKALVW; this is encoded by the exons ATGCCTTTAAGGGACAAATACTGTCAGACTGACCACCATCATCACGGATGCTGTGAACCAG gaaCTAAACAACTTAAGCACATTTTATTAAAAGACGTGGACACTATTTTTGAATGTAAATTATGCCGCAGTCTCTTCAGAGGATTACCAAATTTAATTACCCATAAAAAATTCTATTGCCCACCAAGTCTCCAGATGGATGACA ACCTTCCTGATGTAAATGATAAACAAAGCCAAGCCATAAACGATCTCCTAGAAGCCATATATCCAAGTGTGGACAAGCGAGAATATATTATTAAGCTAGAACCCATAGAAACTAATCAAAATGCAGTGTTTCAGTATATTTCAAGGACTGATAATCCTACTGAAGTCACAGAGTCAAGCAGTACTCCTGAACAGACCGAAGTTCAGATACAGGAAACTAGCACTGAACAGTCTAAAGCAGTACCAGTTCCAGATGCAGAGGTGGAAACTGTGGAGCCCCCTCCTGTTGAGATTGTTGCAGACGAAGTTGCGCCTGCATCTGATGAGCAACCTCAGGAATCACAGGCTGACTTGGAAACGTCTGACAATTCTGATTTTGGTCACCAGTTGATATGTTGTCTTTGTAGAAAAGAATTCAATTCCAGACGAGGTGTTCGTCGTCACATTCGAAAAGTACAcaagaaaaagatggaggaaCTAAAAAAGTACATTGAAACGCGAAAGAATCCAAACCAGTCCTCTAAAGGACGCAGTAAGAATGTTCTAGTTCCAATAAGTAGGAGTTGTCCAGTGTGTTGTAAATCATTTGCTACAAAAGCGAATGTAAGGAGgcattttgatgaagttcatAGAGGACTAAGGAGGGATTCAATTACTCCTGATATAGCAACAAAGCCTGGGCAACCTTTGTTCTTGGATTCTGTTTCTcctaaaaaatcttttaagactCGAAAACAAAAGTCGTCTTCAAAGGCTGAATACAATTTAACTGCATGCAAATGCCTCCTTTGCAAGAGGAAATATAGTTCACAAATAATGCTTAAAAGACATATGCAAATTGTCCACAAGATAACTCTTTCTGGAACAAACTCTAAAAGAGAGAAAGGCCCTAATAATACTGCCAGCAGttcagaaataaaagttaaagttGAACCAGCAGATTCTGTAGAATCTTCACCCCCTTCCATTACCCATTCTCCACAGAATGAATTAAAGGGAACAAatcattcaaatgaaaaaaagaacacaccggcagcacagaaaaataaagttaaacaagACTCTGAAAGCCCTAAATCAACTAGTCCGTCTGCTGCAGGTGGCCAGCAAAAAACGAGGAAACCAAAACTTTCAGCTGGCTTTGACTTTAAGCAACTTTACTGTAAACTTTGTAAACGTCAGTTTACTTCCAAACAGAACTTGACTAAACACATTGAGTTGCACACAGATGGGAATAACATTTATGTTAAATTCTACAAGTGTCCTCTTTGCACTTATGAAACGCGTCGGAAGCGTGATGTGATACGACATATAACTGTGGTTCATAAAAAGTCATCCCGCTATCTTGGGAAAATAACAGCCAGTTTAGAGATCAGAGCTATAAAGAAGCCCATTGATTTTGTTCTAAATAAAGTGGCAAAAAGAGGCCCTTCGAGGGATGAGgcaaaacatagtgattcaaaacaTGATGGCACTTCTAACTCTCCTAGTAAAAAGTATGAAGTAGCTGACGTTGGTATTGAAGTAAAAGTCACAAAAAACTTTTCTCTTCACAGATGCAATAAATGTGGAAAGGCATTTGCCAAAAAGACTTATCTTGAACATCATAAGAAAACTCATAAGGCAAATGCTTCCAATTCAcctgaaggaaacaaaaccaaaggccGAAGTACAAGATCTAAGGCTCTTGTCTGGTGA
- the ZNF800 gene encoding zinc finger protein 800 isoform X1, giving the protein MPLRDKYCQTDHHHHGCCEPVYILEPGDAPLLQQPLQTSKSGIQQIIECFRSGTKQLKHILLKDVDTIFECKLCRSLFRGLPNLITHKKFYCPPSLQMDDNLPDVNDKQSQAINDLLEAIYPSVDKREYIIKLEPIETNQNAVFQYISRTDNPTEVTESSSTPEQTEVQIQETSTEQSKAVPVPDAEVETVEPPPVEIVADEVAPASDEQPQESQADLETSDNSDFGHQLICCLCRKEFNSRRGVRRHIRKVHKKKMEELKKYIETRKNPNQSSKGRSKNVLVPISRSCPVCCKSFATKANVRRHFDEVHRGLRRDSITPDIATKPGQPLFLDSVSPKKSFKTRKQKSSSKAEYNLTACKCLLCKRKYSSQIMLKRHMQIVHKITLSGTNSKREKGPNNTASSSEIKVKVEPADSVESSPPSITHSPQNELKGTNHSNEKKNTPAAQKNKVKQDSESPKSTSPSAAGGQQKTRKPKLSAGFDFKQLYCKLCKRQFTSKQNLTKHIELHTDGNNIYVKFYKCPLCTYETRRKRDVIRHITVVHKKSSRYLGKITASLEIRAIKKPIDFVLNKVAKRGPSRDEAKHSDSKHDGTSNSPSKKYEVADVGIEVKVTKNFSLHRCNKCGKAFAKKTYLEHHKKTHKANASNSPEGNKTKGRSTRSKALVW; this is encoded by the exons ATGCCTTTAAGGGACAAATACTGTCAGACTGACCACCATCATCACGGATGCTGTGAACCAG TTTATATCCTGGAACCTGGAGATGCTCCTTTGTTACAGCAACCACTACAGACATCCAAATCtggtattcaacaaataattgagTGCTTTCGATCAG gaaCTAAACAACTTAAGCACATTTTATTAAAAGACGTGGACACTATTTTTGAATGTAAATTATGCCGCAGTCTCTTCAGAGGATTACCAAATTTAATTACCCATAAAAAATTCTATTGCCCACCAAGTCTCCAGATGGATGACA ACCTTCCTGATGTAAATGATAAACAAAGCCAAGCCATAAACGATCTCCTAGAAGCCATATATCCAAGTGTGGACAAGCGAGAATATATTATTAAGCTAGAACCCATAGAAACTAATCAAAATGCAGTGTTTCAGTATATTTCAAGGACTGATAATCCTACTGAAGTCACAGAGTCAAGCAGTACTCCTGAACAGACCGAAGTTCAGATACAGGAAACTAGCACTGAACAGTCTAAAGCAGTACCAGTTCCAGATGCAGAGGTGGAAACTGTGGAGCCCCCTCCTGTTGAGATTGTTGCAGACGAAGTTGCGCCTGCATCTGATGAGCAACCTCAGGAATCACAGGCTGACTTGGAAACGTCTGACAATTCTGATTTTGGTCACCAGTTGATATGTTGTCTTTGTAGAAAAGAATTCAATTCCAGACGAGGTGTTCGTCGTCACATTCGAAAAGTACAcaagaaaaagatggaggaaCTAAAAAAGTACATTGAAACGCGAAAGAATCCAAACCAGTCCTCTAAAGGACGCAGTAAGAATGTTCTAGTTCCAATAAGTAGGAGTTGTCCAGTGTGTTGTAAATCATTTGCTACAAAAGCGAATGTAAGGAGgcattttgatgaagttcatAGAGGACTAAGGAGGGATTCAATTACTCCTGATATAGCAACAAAGCCTGGGCAACCTTTGTTCTTGGATTCTGTTTCTcctaaaaaatcttttaagactCGAAAACAAAAGTCGTCTTCAAAGGCTGAATACAATTTAACTGCATGCAAATGCCTCCTTTGCAAGAGGAAATATAGTTCACAAATAATGCTTAAAAGACATATGCAAATTGTCCACAAGATAACTCTTTCTGGAACAAACTCTAAAAGAGAGAAAGGCCCTAATAATACTGCCAGCAGttcagaaataaaagttaaagttGAACCAGCAGATTCTGTAGAATCTTCACCCCCTTCCATTACCCATTCTCCACAGAATGAATTAAAGGGAACAAatcattcaaatgaaaaaaagaacacaccggcagcacagaaaaataaagttaaacaagACTCTGAAAGCCCTAAATCAACTAGTCCGTCTGCTGCAGGTGGCCAGCAAAAAACGAGGAAACCAAAACTTTCAGCTGGCTTTGACTTTAAGCAACTTTACTGTAAACTTTGTAAACGTCAGTTTACTTCCAAACAGAACTTGACTAAACACATTGAGTTGCACACAGATGGGAATAACATTTATGTTAAATTCTACAAGTGTCCTCTTTGCACTTATGAAACGCGTCGGAAGCGTGATGTGATACGACATATAACTGTGGTTCATAAAAAGTCATCCCGCTATCTTGGGAAAATAACAGCCAGTTTAGAGATCAGAGCTATAAAGAAGCCCATTGATTTTGTTCTAAATAAAGTGGCAAAAAGAGGCCCTTCGAGGGATGAGgcaaaacatagtgattcaaaacaTGATGGCACTTCTAACTCTCCTAGTAAAAAGTATGAAGTAGCTGACGTTGGTATTGAAGTAAAAGTCACAAAAAACTTTTCTCTTCACAGATGCAATAAATGTGGAAAGGCATTTGCCAAAAAGACTTATCTTGAACATCATAAGAAAACTCATAAGGCAAATGCTTCCAATTCAcctgaaggaaacaaaaccaaaggccGAAGTACAAGATCTAAGGCTCTTGTCTGGTGA
- the ZNF800 gene encoding zinc finger protein 800 isoform X3 translates to MPLRDKYCQTDHHHHGCCEPVYILEPGDAPLLQQPLQTSKSGIQQIIECFRSGTKQLKHILLKDVDTIFECKLCRSLFRGLPNLITHKKFYCPPSLQMDDNLPDVNDKQSQAINDLLEAIYPSVDKREYIIKLEPIETNQNAVFQYISRTDNPTEVTESSSTPEQTEVQIQETSTEQSKAVPVPDAEVETVEPPPVEIVADEVAPASDEQPQESQADLETSDNSDFGHQLICCLCRKEFNSRRGVRRHIRKVHKKKMEELKKYIETRKNPNQSSKGRSKNVLVPISRSCPVCCKSFATKANVRRHFDEVHRGLRRDSITPDIATKPGQPLFLDSVSPKKSFKTRKQKSSSKAEYNLTACKCLLCKRKYSSQIMLKRHMQIVHKITLSGTNSKREKGPNNTASSSEIKVKVEPADSVESSPPSITHSPQNELKGTNHSNEKKNTPAAQKNKVKQDSESPKSTSPSAAGGQQKTRKPKLSAGFDFKQLYCKLCKRQFTSKQNLTKHIELHTDGNNIYVKFYKCPLCTYETRRKRDVIRHITVVHKKSSRYLGKITASLEIRAIKKPIDFVLNKVAKRGPSRDEAKHSDSKHDGTSNSPSKKYEVADVGIEVKVTKNFSLHRCNKCGKAFAKKTYLEHHKKTHKANASNSPEGNKTKGRSTRSKALV, encoded by the exons ATGCCTTTAAGGGACAAATACTGTCAGACTGACCACCATCATCACGGATGCTGTGAACCAG TTTATATCCTGGAACCTGGAGATGCTCCTTTGTTACAGCAACCACTACAGACATCCAAATCtggtattcaacaaataattgagTGCTTTCGATCAG gaaCTAAACAACTTAAGCACATTTTATTAAAAGACGTGGACACTATTTTTGAATGTAAATTATGCCGCAGTCTCTTCAGAGGATTACCAAATTTAATTACCCATAAAAAATTCTATTGCCCACCAAGTCTCCAGATGGATGACA ACCTTCCTGATGTAAATGATAAACAAAGCCAAGCCATAAACGATCTCCTAGAAGCCATATATCCAAGTGTGGACAAGCGAGAATATATTATTAAGCTAGAACCCATAGAAACTAATCAAAATGCAGTGTTTCAGTATATTTCAAGGACTGATAATCCTACTGAAGTCACAGAGTCAAGCAGTACTCCTGAACAGACCGAAGTTCAGATACAGGAAACTAGCACTGAACAGTCTAAAGCAGTACCAGTTCCAGATGCAGAGGTGGAAACTGTGGAGCCCCCTCCTGTTGAGATTGTTGCAGACGAAGTTGCGCCTGCATCTGATGAGCAACCTCAGGAATCACAGGCTGACTTGGAAACGTCTGACAATTCTGATTTTGGTCACCAGTTGATATGTTGTCTTTGTAGAAAAGAATTCAATTCCAGACGAGGTGTTCGTCGTCACATTCGAAAAGTACAcaagaaaaagatggaggaaCTAAAAAAGTACATTGAAACGCGAAAGAATCCAAACCAGTCCTCTAAAGGACGCAGTAAGAATGTTCTAGTTCCAATAAGTAGGAGTTGTCCAGTGTGTTGTAAATCATTTGCTACAAAAGCGAATGTAAGGAGgcattttgatgaagttcatAGAGGACTAAGGAGGGATTCAATTACTCCTGATATAGCAACAAAGCCTGGGCAACCTTTGTTCTTGGATTCTGTTTCTcctaaaaaatcttttaagactCGAAAACAAAAGTCGTCTTCAAAGGCTGAATACAATTTAACTGCATGCAAATGCCTCCTTTGCAAGAGGAAATATAGTTCACAAATAATGCTTAAAAGACATATGCAAATTGTCCACAAGATAACTCTTTCTGGAACAAACTCTAAAAGAGAGAAAGGCCCTAATAATACTGCCAGCAGttcagaaataaaagttaaagttGAACCAGCAGATTCTGTAGAATCTTCACCCCCTTCCATTACCCATTCTCCACAGAATGAATTAAAGGGAACAAatcattcaaatgaaaaaaagaacacaccggcagcacagaaaaataaagttaaacaagACTCTGAAAGCCCTAAATCAACTAGTCCGTCTGCTGCAGGTGGCCAGCAAAAAACGAGGAAACCAAAACTTTCAGCTGGCTTTGACTTTAAGCAACTTTACTGTAAACTTTGTAAACGTCAGTTTACTTCCAAACAGAACTTGACTAAACACATTGAGTTGCACACAGATGGGAATAACATTTATGTTAAATTCTACAAGTGTCCTCTTTGCACTTATGAAACGCGTCGGAAGCGTGATGTGATACGACATATAACTGTGGTTCATAAAAAGTCATCCCGCTATCTTGGGAAAATAACAGCCAGTTTAGAGATCAGAGCTATAAAGAAGCCCATTGATTTTGTTCTAAATAAAGTGGCAAAAAGAGGCCCTTCGAGGGATGAGgcaaaacatagtgattcaaaacaTGATGGCACTTCTAACTCTCCTAGTAAAAAGTATGAAGTAGCTGACGTTGGTATTGAAGTAAAAGTCACAAAAAACTTTTCTCTTCACAGATGCAATAAATGTGGAAAGGCATTTGCCAAAAAGACTTATCTTGAACATCATAAGAAAACTCATAAGGCAAATGCTTCCAATTCAcctgaaggaaacaaaaccaaaggccGAAGTACAAGATCTAAGGCTCTTGTCTG